In Bacteroidota bacterium, the genomic window TGGACTGATGCGGCAGTAAGCCGCCTATTGTGTGAGAACTTGATAACTATTGATAAATGTAAATCCGATGAAATAAATCCAATAATGATGCCAGACAAAAAAAGGAAAAATTAGGTCATATTCCTATAAATTTTACAAGAAAATCTAATAATTTCCAAAAACTAAAAATAACAGAGGTAACTTTTTACCATATATGAAAATGTGTTGATTTTTTTCGATACTTCGTTTTTTTAAAAACGGAATAAAAATAGAAAGGCGAGATTCCTAATTTTATTAGGTTATCTCGCCTAGGGATAAAATTTACAGATTGTATATGGGGCAGTGAATTCCCTCTTGATTACCTATTAAGTGCCAAAAATTTGAAAATATTAAACAAGTCCAAGTCGAAATTCATAACTGATTGTTATTAAAGTGTTTATGGAAACATTTATTTCTATTACAAATTATAAACTGGGAACAATTTCAGTGAATTTTCTAATTTTTTCAATAAATAGTTACAAAAGTAACAATATTGTTTAGCAACCAAATTGGCAACTTATCGAGCTGCCTACCCCTGTGATGAAATTAACTGAAAATTTGCACTGACTGAAATATTATCGGCTCCACACCTACGCATTGATTTTAACTAATCCGATAATTATTCGTAAACACTTTTTCAATCGACAAATGCCGGTCGGATGATTGAATAACAACTGAATCTTTTATGCCTGATTGTTCTACTAAAATTTTTACTTCATCAATTGTAAAAGAAGCAATCAGAGAATCGCGAAATAATTTTTTCTGATGTTCGTCGCAATCACCTGCATATTGTTGAACAAGAGCTTCGACGATGGAGAACGATTCGGGGCGAATCAAGTCGCGTATCAAAATACCAGCTTTGCTTTTTGAGACTCTGTTGATCTCTTTTAAGACGGGAAGAGGATCAGGTATATGATGCAAAAGACTATTTGAGATTACTGCATCGAAATGGTTGTCGGGATAGGGTAATTTTTTTGCATCCACAATTATTAATTCGACGCTTGCAGAGAAATTATATGTATCAACATTCATCTTCCCGACTTTTAACATATTTTCAGAAAGATCGACAGCAATGATTTTTAGTTTACGATTTCGTTGTAAAATTAAAATTGGAATTCTCGCACTACCTGTACCTAAATCTAAAACTAACCCTTCGTCTGGGAGTATTTCTACTGCACGTTCAGCGAATGAAGTGTTCACTTCAGTAAAATCCATTGCATCGTACTCGATTGCATCCTCCATTGTATCCATTACTTCCGGTTCTAAAATTCGATCTATCATAGTTTATTCGATATTATAAACTTAAATTCAATGCCATTGATCTCATCGCTTCAATTGTAAAGTTAATGTGTTCAGTCAAATCAATATTTAATTCTGTTGCTCCTTGTATAATTTCATCTCTATTCACGTTCTTTGCGAATGCTTTATCTTTCATTTTCTTTTTCACAGATGACGCTTCAAGGTCGGATATCTTATTAGGACGGACGAGGGCGCATGCTGAAATAAAACCACATAATTCATCCACAGCGAAAAGAGTTTTAGCCATCAACGTTTCGCGTGGAACATTTGTGAATGAAGCATGACCGAGAATCGCAGTGCGAATTTCTTCAGATACTCCCTTTTCTTTCAAAATTTCCGAACCCTTTAACGGGTGGTCGGGTATATTTGGATACATTTCGTAATCGAAGTCGTGAAGTAATCCAACAACTCCCCACATTTCTTCATCTTCACCGAACTTAGAGGCATAAGCCCGCATCGCCGCTTCTACAGCATACATGTGTTTACGCAGAGCATCGTTCTTTGTGTATTCGTGCATTATATTGAGTGCTTCATTACTATTCATCGTCATAACTCTCTATCTAAAATATTTTCCATAATATTTCAACATTGACACCGAAAATACTCTTGAATAATTCTGTTTCTCAATCCGATTATTTTATACCATTCAATTTCCGGACACTTCTCCTGTATTGATTCAGGTACTTGATTGGCAGCTTCACCTATGATTTCAAAATTTCTAATAACCGCATCTATCGTTTTGTCATCTTTTAGAAAATCATTATAAGTTAACCCAAGTGTGTAATTTTTTATTTTTTAGAAACGAGATCAACTTTATTGTCTAATAACTTTTCAGGGTCTAGAGCCAAATCTACAAATTCTAACCCGATTGGTTCTTCGAATTCTGCTAAAATATCAATATCGCTATCATCCGTTGCATCACCACGACACACCGAACCAAATAGACCTATATTTTTAATTTTATACTTTTGCTTTAGATAATGTTCATTAGTTTTTAGTATCGTAATTATTTCGTTTAGTGTTTTCATACCGTTCATTTTTAATAATATATTCAATGTAGAATTAAATTCAAAAAATACCAACTCATTAACAAACTTTTAACACTAACAAAGTTATATCATCCGATTGATGACCGCCGCTATATTCTTGAACTTCTGAAATAATCTGTTCTTTAATCTTTTCGGCAGATTCATTTTTTTTAGATTTGATGATTTTCAACAATCTTTCTTCTCCAAACTCAATCCCATCGGGGTTCATTGCTTCGCTAACCCCATCGGTGAATAGCACCAAAACATCTCCGGTAACAAGTTGCATTATCCCCTCTTCGTAAGTAGTTGATTTCATCACACCGAGCAAAAGTCCGCCTTTTTCTAAACGCATAATCATGCCATCTTTTCTTAGAACAAAAGGTAGATTGTGTCCCGAGTTTACATAAGTCAACGATTTATGTTTTTTATCAACACTTGCCAAAAATAATGTAATGAAGCGATCGTTTCCGGTACTTTCACATATCAAATCGTTAACACGCTTAGTCAATTCAGAAAGTGGAAGTTTGAGCGGAACTAAAGCACGTATCATCGCTTGTAAATTAGCCATTAAAAGTGAAGCGGGTGTTCCTTTGCCTGATACATCGGCAATCGCAATAATAAAATTATCGTCGCTGATTTGGATAACATCATAATAATCGCCGCCAACATGCTTCGAAGAAATATTTACAGCATCTAAATCGTAACTTGTAAATTTGGGTAACTTTTTCGGAAGCAGTCCTCTTTGGATTTCACGTGCTATCAAAAGGTCGTCTTCTATTTTTTGTTTTTCTACCGCTTCTTTAAAAAGACGTGAGTTTTCAAGTGAAATCAACAACAAGTTTCCAATCGAATATATATATTCGAGATCACTTTGTGTGTAAGGTATTCCTGCTATTCTTTCGCCTACTACTAAAACCCCTTTTACTTCATCCTGCATTTTCATCGGAATAATAGCACTGATGCCAATTTCCTTTAATTCATTTTTAAGTTTTTGGGATGCAACGATTTCCGAAACCAGCATGGGGTTTTCAAACTCCGAATGGTTGCATATTACTGAAGTATCAATCGGACCGTGGAATCGAGAAGAAACAATTTTCATTTCATTCCCCTCTTTCAAACAAATCGCAAATTGACGCACACCAATTTGGCCCATCAACGATAGAGAGAACAATTTTATAACACGTTCGCGATTAAGTATAGTTGAAAACTCTTTCCCCAAATCAAAGAGTGTGGTAGCTTGGTGGATTTGTTTATCAAGCTCCCTGTTTACTTTGATTAATTTATCGACACTAAGCTTTTGTGCTATAGCCGCTGCGGCAATGTTCGAGAGTGATTTGATGTAAGTTTCTTCTTCGTTCGTTAATTTCTTCCTTGATAATTTTGTAATTCCTAACGCTCCTAAAACATTATTTTTAAATATTAAAGGAATAAGAACCTGGATTTCGTTTTTATTTAATATTGTAACCCACTTTTCATTTTTTTTCTTTATCGAATTTATATACATAATCGACTTAAGCTTTTGTGTAATAACAATATTTTTCATTCTCTCATCAAGTATGAATCCCCTCACAGTTTCGGTGTGGAAAGTTTGTTCCTCTACTTTTAAAATAACTATTCCCCTTATACAGAGCAGTTTCCCCATCGCCGTAAGTATAAAATGATTCAATATAAATTGAAGCGATACATCTGAATTTACAACTTTGCTAAATTCAAAAAGCGAATTCACATCGAATCTTGTAACCGAGTCTGCTCGGTTTTCTTTTTTATGATTAAGCATATCAGTTAAAATATTTAATCAAGCGAACAATATTTTTTTGCCCCTCATCTCTGCGAAAATCTACCTCATCCACAAGAGAACGCATTAAAAAAATACCAAATCCCCCCTTTTTATAATTTTTGAAATTATCTTTAATATCAGGTTCTTTGACAGAATTGGGATCGAAAGGTTTACCATAATCGGTAATCATTACTTCGAATTTATTTTTATTTTGAATGATACGAACTTCAATAGGTTTGTTGCTAATATTTTTATATGCGTGGCGGATGATATTGGTGCACGCTTCATCGACTGCTAAAACTATCCTATTTGTTGTATCTTCGTCAAAACCTGAACTTAAAGCTGCGTCAGTAACGAACTTACGAACCACAACCAGATTTGCTGTTGTGCTTTCAATAGTAATCCCATTCGAGTAAGATTTATTCTTAACAATTTTCATCTAAACACTTTTTGTAAATTTTTTGAGTGCGTCTTCTTCAGTGTTCATAATTTCATACAACAGTGGAAAACCAAGAATATCGAACACGTTATAAATTTTGGAAGACATATTTGTAATTTTAATGTCACCCTTGTTTTTCCTGACTTCTTCAATGTATGCCATAAACACACCTAAACCTGCGCTGCTGATGTAGGATAAGTTTTTACAGTTCACAATTATATTGTATTGCTTATTATTAATAATTTTTTGAATTGCATTTTCAAAGTCAGGTGCGGTATGAGCATCAAGATATCCTTTTAAATCAATAATCTGGATATTTGAACTTTCACGAAAATTAATTTTAAAATTAGTCATTTATATTTCCTTTATTTTAATTTCGCAGCCATTTTAGAATGATTAAAGTAGTATCATCATGCGGTGGTTGGTTCTGCATATATTTATTTACCGATGATATTATTGCATCTCTGATATCTATTGCAGAATTGTCCCGATTGTTTTTTATTGCTTCAAGCAAACGTGAGTAACCAAATTCATCCCCGTCTTTTGTGTGTGCTTCGGTAATCCCATCAGTGTAAAAAATCACAGCATCACCTGAGTTCAATTGAGTTTGACTCTCTTGAATATACTTTGTAAAAAGTTCTGAGTTCCCCATACCTAAACCAATCCCGTTAGGTCGGACAAAACTGACGTCAGATTCCTTCGCCAAAATAAACGGGCAATGTCCCGCCCTCGCACTTGTAACAACTCCGGTCTCAATATTTAGGACGGCATATATCAAACTAATGAACGATCGTTTATCGATGCTCGAGGATATTGCCTGATTTGCGTTTACAAGAAAATCTTTTGGTGAAGGATATATTTTACACAGCGATTGAAAGATGCCTTTCATTTCAGCCATATAAAAAGCCGCCGAAACACCTTTGCCTGAAACATCGCCGATAACAATCGCTAAACGTTTATCATCAATCATCATAAAATCATAATAATCGCCGCCTACTTCGAACGCCGGAGACGAGAAAACTTCAAGTTCAATATGTTCAATATTCGGTATGGTTTGCGGCCGCAATTTCTTTTGCATCTCCTGTGCTAAATTCATCTCGCGCATCAGGCGTTCGCGCTCAAACGATTTTTCGATCAATCTTGAATTATCAACCGCCACGGCAGCTTGATCAGCAAAAGCCGAGATGACTTCCAAATCTTCACGGTCAAACCCATATTCTGTTTCCTTTGTTGCATACAATATCCCGACAAGCTCATTCCGAGCGATCAAAGGCACTGCAAGGATAGAACCGAATTTACTTTCAAGATTGTTCAGATGCTGAGTTCTAGTGTCGTTTTTGAAATCATCAATCATCACAGGTTTTCGATCGTTGATAACTGATGAACGTAACGTAAAAGAAGACGAAAGATTGATATGATCTATATCGGGCACTGATATATTTTTTTGAGCCGCTACATAAATACCGGACTGTTCAGGTTTTAAGTTTTTTAATTTTTCAGCGGGTTGAATAATTTCGAGCCACGAACTTTTTGCTTCGCATACTTGGAGCGTCATACCGGTTACCGAATCCACCAGTTCGTTAAAGTCCAAAACCTGAGTTACAAGTTTACTCAAGTTATGCAACGATGCAACTTCGCTCATCTTTCTATCAAATGTATCCGATGTAGGTAGATGAAATATCGTACTCAAAAATGCTATCAAAGAATATAAGAGAACAAAAAGGAATGTCCCATCAACAAAATATTTTAGAGAGTGGGAAAAATATAAAATAGATTTTCCGGCTGATGAATTATCCTGAAAAATGATACTCAGAGCCGTAAATATTACGAGTGTTGAAAAAGTGAAAACAATAGTTAACACCTTTTCGCGTTTCTTCAAAAAAACAATCCAGGGCATTCGAAACGAATTGATGAGGATGAGGAGAACAAATATTCCGAAGAGTATTGTAGTTACCAAACGTGATTCGTATGGATTTAAATTGATCGCAGAAAAAGTTGCAGCTAAAAGACCGATTACCAAAATTAAAAAGTTACGTTTTGTATATCTTCTCGGTTTATACACAAGTATATCTCTTAAGAGTAATATGAAGATAATTGCTGCGACACCAATTATTACAGCCAACGCATTTGAGATAAAAATTGTTGAGTAATTGTTTGGAATGAGAGAAGAACCTTTAAATTCGAATTCAGTTCCGATTGCAACTGCCAGAAGTAAAGATATTCCCAAAACTACTGTGCCGAGTATAAGAATTGCTGTTAATCTTTTTAACGGAATCGATTCCCTCTTCCAATATGATTGTATAAAAAGATAAAAAGCAACGAACGCACCGATTTTTATTAAATCGATTTGAGCAAATACAGGCCCGACGTTTTTACCTATTACATCTAAAATTAACCCAATCATGAACAGAGTAAAACCGGTAATCAAGTAAAATATTTTCCCAAACCGTTGTAATAACTTTATATTCATTCTTAAATTTTAATTTTCATCCAAGTTTTAGATCGGAATTTAAAATAATTCAAAGCTAAAAACATAATGACGTAAACCGGAAGAGCCCACCAAGCGCCAATAATTCCACCTTGCAATAAAACTCCGAATATATATGTGAGAGGTAAAAATAAAACCCAGTGGGTAATCACTTCGACCCACATTACATAAACCGTTGCTCCTGCTGCTTGAAGCGAGTTAGCTAATATTATACCACCGCCATAAAATAATTGAGATAAACCGGCAATCTGTAAAAGGGGTACTGCAAGTTTAGTTACCTCGGCGTTTGTTGTGAAAATCGATAAAACTGATTCCGGGAAAACAATAAATATAAAACCGATAACAAAAGTAAAGTATGTACCAATTCTTGCAGTTTGAAAGCCGTAGATTTGCGCACGCAGCGGATTGCCACGCCCCAACGATTGACCTACAAGAGTTTGTGCAGCCGCACCCAACCCAAAGCATGGTATGAATGATATAAAGAGTGTGCTTATTACAACTTGACTTGCAGCTTGTTCAGCGGTTCCGATAATTCCGGTTACAGCTACAAATATCAAAAAACCTAAAAGTATTAATACATTTTGTAAAGATACAGGTATTGATATTTTTAAAATTTGTTTGATAGTTTCCTTCGATACATGAATATGCTTGTAATAGCTGTAGGTTATTCGATATTCCTTCATAAAAGTTACAGACACAAGAACCAACCACCCGAAGACTAGACTGATGAACGAAGATACGCCGGCACCGGCTAAACCCATTTTTGGAAAACCGAGATTCCCAAAAATCAAAAGAAAATTTGTAGTGATATGAAGAACCATCACAACTATTGCAGATTGCAAAATAACTTTCGAATGCCCGATACCGTAAAAGAACCCTCTGTAAGATACAATCATTAGAAAAAAAG contains:
- a CDS encoding class I SAM-dependent methyltransferase gives rise to the protein MDRILEPEVMDTMEDAIEYDAMDFTEVNTSFAERAVEILPDEGLVLDLGTGSARIPILILQRNRKLKIIAVDLSENMLKVGKMNVDTYNFSASVELIIVDAKKLPYPDNHFDAVISNSLLHHIPDPLPVLKEINRVSKSKAGILIRDLIRPESFSIVEALVQQYAGDCDEHQKKLFRDSLIASFTIDEVKILVEQSGIKDSVVIQSSDRHLSIEKVFTNNYRIS
- a CDS encoding HDIG domain-containing protein, which encodes MNSNEALNIMHEYTKNDALRKHMYAVEAAMRAYASKFGEDEEMWGVVGLLHDFDYEMYPNIPDHPLKGSEILKEKGVSEEIRTAILGHASFTNVPRETLMAKTLFAVDELCGFISACALVRPNKISDLEASSVKKKMKDKAFAKNVNRDEIIQGATELNIDLTEHINFTIEAMRSMALNLSL
- a CDS encoding DUF86 domain-containing protein; this encodes MDAVIRNFEIIGEAANQVPESIQEKCPEIEWYKIIGLRNRIIQEYFRCQC
- a CDS encoding nucleotidyltransferase family protein, which codes for MKTLNEIITILKTNEHYLKQKYKIKNIGLFGSVCRGDATDDSDIDILAEFEEPIGLEFVDLALDPEKLLDNKVDLVSKK
- a CDS encoding PP2C family protein-serine/threonine phosphatase, translated to MLNHKKENRADSVTRFDVNSLFEFSKVVNSDVSLQFILNHFILTAMGKLLCIRGIVILKVEEQTFHTETVRGFILDERMKNIVITQKLKSIMYINSIKKKNEKWVTILNKNEIQVLIPLIFKNNVLGALGITKLSRKKLTNEEETYIKSLSNIAAAAIAQKLSVDKLIKVNRELDKQIHQATTLFDLGKEFSTILNRERVIKLFSLSLMGQIGVRQFAICLKEGNEMKIVSSRFHGPIDTSVICNHSEFENPMLVSEIVASQKLKNELKEIGISAIIPMKMQDEVKGVLVVGERIAGIPYTQSDLEYIYSIGNLLLISLENSRLFKEAVEKQKIEDDLLIAREIQRGLLPKKLPKFTSYDLDAVNISSKHVGGDYYDVIQISDDNFIIAIADVSGKGTPASLLMANLQAMIRALVPLKLPLSELTKRVNDLICESTGNDRFITLFLASVDKKHKSLTYVNSGHNLPFVLRKDGMIMRLEKGGLLLGVMKSTTYEEGIMQLVTGDVLVLFTDGVSEAMNPDGIEFGEERLLKIIKSKKNESAEKIKEQIISEVQEYSGGHQSDDITLLVLKVC
- a CDS encoding ATP-binding protein; the encoded protein is MKIVKNKSYSNGITIESTTANLVVVRKFVTDAALSSGFDEDTTNRIVLAVDEACTNIIRHAYKNISNKPIEVRIIQNKNKFEVMITDYGKPFDPNSVKEPDIKDNFKNYKKGGFGIFLMRSLVDEVDFRRDEGQKNIVRLIKYFN
- a CDS encoding STAS domain-containing protein produces the protein MTNFKINFRESSNIQIIDLKGYLDAHTAPDFENAIQKIINNKQYNIIVNCKNLSYISSAGLGVFMAYIEEVRKNKGDIKITNMSSKIYNVFDILGFPLLYEIMNTEEDALKKFTKSV
- a CDS encoding SpoIIE family protein phosphatase produces the protein MNIKLLQRFGKIFYLITGFTLFMIGLILDVIGKNVGPVFAQIDLIKIGAFVAFYLFIQSYWKRESIPLKRLTAILILGTVVLGISLLLAVAIGTEFEFKGSSLIPNNYSTIFISNALAVIIGVAAIIFILLLRDILVYKPRRYTKRNFLILVIGLLAATFSAINLNPYESRLVTTILFGIFVLLILINSFRMPWIVFLKKREKVLTIVFTFSTLVIFTALSIIFQDNSSAGKSILYFSHSLKYFVDGTFLFVLLYSLIAFLSTIFHLPTSDTFDRKMSEVASLHNLSKLVTQVLDFNELVDSVTGMTLQVCEAKSSWLEIIQPAEKLKNLKPEQSGIYVAAQKNISVPDIDHINLSSSFTLRSSVINDRKPVMIDDFKNDTRTQHLNNLESKFGSILAVPLIARNELVGILYATKETEYGFDREDLEVISAFADQAAVAVDNSRLIEKSFERERLMREMNLAQEMQKKLRPQTIPNIEHIELEVFSSPAFEVGGDYYDFMMIDDKRLAIVIGDVSGKGVSAAFYMAEMKGIFQSLCKIYPSPKDFLVNANQAISSSIDKRSFISLIYAVLNIETGVVTSARAGHCPFILAKESDVSFVRPNGIGLGMGNSELFTKYIQESQTQLNSGDAVIFYTDGITEAHTKDGDEFGYSRLLEAIKNNRDNSAIDIRDAIISSVNKYMQNQPPHDDTTLIILKWLRN
- a CDS encoding MATE family efflux transporter, translated to MKLFPDKNISKEIMSIALPVVGGLATQMLLSLVDTAMVGRLENSKVALAALGLAFLASWAITSLFSSLSTGTHVLVARRQGEGNLHGVSESLNNSLLLSIILGIVFAIIGYLFSFEIMDFFSKDKAVAAEGAGYMAFRFLGLPFFLMIVSYRGFFYGIGHSKVILQSAIVVMVLHITTNFLLIFGNLGFPKMGLAGAGVSSFISLVFGWLVLVSVTFMKEYRITYSYYKHIHVSKETIKQILKISIPVSLQNVLILLGFLIFVAVTGIIGTAEQAASQVVISTLFISFIPCFGLGAAAQTLVGQSLGRGNPLRAQIYGFQTARIGTYFTFVIGFIFIVFPESVLSIFTTNAEVTKLAVPLLQIAGLSQLFYGGGIILANSLQAAGATVYVMWVEVITHWVLFLPLTYIFGVLLQGGIIGAWWALPVYVIMFLALNYFKFRSKTWMKIKI